The Populus trichocarpa isolate Nisqually-1 chromosome 2, P.trichocarpa_v4.1, whole genome shotgun sequence genome has a window encoding:
- the LOC7463173 gene encoding G-type lectin S-receptor-like serine/threonine-protein kinase At5g35370 isoform X2 encodes MHAVSGTVIWSANRDGPISSSGKMTLTAIGITVAEQDGNDKWSTPPLRSSVNALQLTEMGNLVLLDQFNHSLWESFHYPTDTIVMGQHLLEDTILSSAVSDDDLSTGDYKLTVSDSDVLLQWYGQTYWKLSMDARAYRNSNYINEYMEINGTGLFLFGRNGSAVVTQVTLPPSKFRIAQLDASGQFMISSFLGTDRKQEFVGPIDGCRIPFVCGRIGLCTGTTSNGPICSCPQGFLRGSQNSSGCAPSDGYSLPLACNSAKNVSQLNSSDVSYLRLGYGMSYFSIDFSEPIEYGVNLSVCQDVCTTDCSCLGIYYQNSSGSCYAFENELGSIIASTTDDEDHLGYIKTLGGNDSPSNNGSTNQRQDFPLFALVLLPFTGFFIIVVFGFLWWRKQSFLKIKETKLGHANSISSGDLDAFYIPGLPQRFDYEELEVATDNFKTKIGSGGFGVVYKGTLPDKSAVAVKKITNLGVQGKKDFCTEIAVIGNIHHVNLVKLRGFCAQGRQRLLVYEYMNRGSLDRTLFGSGPVLEWQERFEIALGTARGLAYLHSGCEQKIIHCDVKPENILLHDCFQAKISDFGLSKLLGPEQSSLFTTMRGTRGYLAPEWLTNSAISEKTDVYSFGMVLLELVSGRKNCSMDASNSGCGQSISSSGSGFVYFPLFALEMHEQGNYLELADPRLEGRVTSEEAERLVRVALCCVQEEPLLRPTMVSVVGMLESSTPLSQPRIKSLNFLRFYGRRFTEASMIGEENEQSDIILYPEANTSATSTTNGSHACFSYISSQQISGPR; translated from the coding sequence ATGCATGCAGTGTCTGGCACCGTCATCTGGTCTGCTAATCGTGATGGTCCTATCTCAAGTTCTGGTAAAATGACTCTCACAGCGATTGGAATTACCGTTGCCGAGCAAGACGGTAATGACAAATGGTCAACTCCACCACTAAGATCATCAGTAAATGCACTGCAGCTAACTGAGATGGGCAATCTTGTTTTACTTGACCAGTTTAATCATTCTCTTTGGGAGAGCTTCCACTATCCAACAGACACGATTGTCATGGGACAGCACTTACTTGAGGACACAATTCTATCCAGTGCTGTATCAGATGATGACTTGTCAACCGGTGATTACAAGCTGACTGTCAGTGATTCAGATGTCTTGCTGCAATGGTATGGGCAGACATACTGGAAATTATCTATGGATGCCCGAGCTTACAGGAACtctaattatataaatgaatatatGGAAATTAATGGAACAGGTCTCTTTCTCTTTGGTCGTAATGGATCAGCAGTTGTGACACAGGTGACCTTGCCTCCATCCAAGTTCCGAATTGCTCAGTTGGATGCTTCTGGCCAGTTCATGATCAGTAGTTTTCTGGGTACTGACAGGAAACAGGAATTTGTAGGGCCAATTGATGGTTGTCGAATTCCATTTGTTTGTGGCAGAATTGGACTGTGTACTGGCACTACATCCAATGGCCCAATTTGTTCATGCCCCCAAGGTTTCCTAAGAGGCTCACAAAATTCGAGCGGCTGCGCGCCAAGTGATGGTTATTCTTTGCCATTGGCTTGCAATTCAGCCAAGAATGTTTCTCAGTTGAATTCATCTGATGTTTCTTATCTGAGGCTTGGCTATGGTATGAGTTACTTCTCTATTGATTTCTCTGAGCCTATAGAATATGGTGTGAATTTGTCAGTCTGTCAAGATGTCTGCACTACTGACTGTTCTTGTTTGGgaatttattatcaaaattcTTCTGGATCTTGCTATGCATTTGAAAATGAATTAGGTTCCATTATAGCAAGTACTACAGATGATGAGGATCATTTGGGCTACATTAAGACTTTAGGTGGAAATGATTCACCTTCCAACAATGGGTCTACTAATCAAAGACAAGACTTCCCTTTATTTGCTCTGGTGCTGTTACCTTTTACTGGGTTCTTCATCATAGTTGTTTTCGGTTTCCTCTGGTGGAGAAAACAGAGTTTTTTGAAGATTAAAGAGACAAAACTAGGCCATGCAAACTCGATTTCTTCAGGAGATCTGGACGCCTTCTACATCCCTGGCTTACCACAACGGTTTGACTATGAAGAGCTCGAGGTAGCTACTGATAATTTTAAGACCAAGATAGGGTCTGGTGGGTTCGGTGTTGTATACAAGGGTACGCTGCCTGATAAATCAGCTGTAGCAGTAAAGAAGATAACCAATTTAGGAGTCCAAGGGAAAAAAGATTTTTGCACTGAAATTGCAGTAATCGGAAATATACACCACGTCAACCTGGTGAAACTGAGAGGATTTTGTGCCCAAGGGAGACAGCGCCTTTTAGTTTATGAGTATATGAATCGTGGCTCACTAGACAGGACCCTCTTTGGCAGTGGGCCTGTCTTGGAATGGCAAGAGAGGTTTGAGATAGCGCTCGGAACTGCACGTGGGCTTGCATACTTGCATTCTGGGTGTGAACAAAAAATCATTCATTGTGATGTCAAGCCAGAGAATATTCTTTTGCATGACTGTTTTCAGGCAAAGATATCTGATTTTGGCCTCTCAAAGCTTCTAGGCCCTGAACAATCTAGTTTATTTACAACAATGAGGGGTACCCGTGGCTATCTTGCACCTGAATGGTTAACTAATTCTGCAATCTCAGAAAAAACTGACGTTTACAGTTTTGGAATGGTACTGCTTGAACTTGTAAGTGGAAGAAAAAATTGCAGCATGGATGCCAGTAACAGTGGTTGTGGCCAATCGATTTCATCATCTGGATCTGGATTTGTTTATTTCCCACTATTTGCATTGGAGATGCATGAGCAAGGGAATTACTTGGAGCTTGCTGACCCAAGGCTAGAGGGACGGGTAACAAGTGAAGAAGCGGAGAGATTAGTACGTGTTGCTCTATGTTGTGTTCAAGAGGAGCCATTATTGAGGCCTACAATGGTTAGTGTTGTTGGAATGCTGGAAAGCAGCACTCCTTTAAGCCAGCCAAGAATAAAATCTCTTAATTTCTTGCGCTTTTATGGACGTAGATTCACTGAGGCTTCCATGATTGGGGAGGAAAATGAACAGAGTGACATTATCTTGTATCCAGAAGCAAATACAAGTGCTACAAGCACAACAAATGGCTCACATGCTTGTTTCTCCTACATCTCTTCACAGCAGATCTCAGGCCCAAGATAG
- the LOC7495107 gene encoding auxin transporter-like protein 3, protein MASEKVETVIAGNYVEMEREEGSSKSTKSKFSNFLWHGGSVYDAWFSCASNQVAQVLLTLPYSFSQLGLLSGILFQLLYGLMGSWTAYLISVLYVEYRTRKEREKVDFRNHVIQWFEVLDGLLGKYWRNIGLLFNCTFLVFGSVIQLIACASNIYYINDNLDKRTWTYIFGACCATTVFVPSFHNYRIWSFLGLMMTSYTAWYMTIASLIHGQIEEVKHSGPTTMVLYFTGATNILYTFGGHAVTVEIMHAMWKPQKFKLIYLIATLYVLTLTLPSASAVYWAFGDLLLTHSNALSLLPKNGYRDTAIILMLIHQFITFGFACTPLYFVWEKFIRVHDTKSVLKRALARLPVVIPIWFLAIIFPFFGPINSTVGSLLVSFTVYIIPSLAHMITFSSASARENAVERPPPFLGGWVGLYCVNIFVMVWVFIVGFGFGGWASMLNFIRQIDSFGLFTKCYQCPPHKA, encoded by the exons ATGGCTTCTGAGAAAGTTGAGACTGTTATTGCTGGAAACTACGTGGAAATGGAGAGAGAAGAGGGGAGTTCCAAGTCTACTAAGAGcaaattctcaaattttttatgGCATGGTGGTTCAGTATATGACGCTTGGTTTAGCTGTGCTTCGAATCAG gTTGCACAAGTGCTCCTCACATTGCCCTACTCATTCTCACAACTTGGCTTGTTATCTGGAATCCTGTTTCAACTTTTATACGGCTTGATGGGAAGCTGGACTGCTTACCTTATTAGTGTTCTTTATGTTGAATATAGAactagaaaagagagagaaaaggttgaTTTCAGGAATCATGTAATTCAG TGGTTTGAAGTTCTTGATGGGCTGCTGGGGAAATACTGGAGGAATATCGGCCTCCTTTTCAACTgcacttttcttgtatttggGTCTGTCATTCAGTTAATTGCCTGTGCAAG CAATATCTACTATATAAACGATAATCTAGACAAGAGAACCTGGACCTACATCTTTGGTGCATGCTGTGCAACAACTGTCTTCGTTCCCTCATTTCACAACTACAGAATTTGGTCATTCTTGGGCCTTATGATGACCTCTTATACCGCATGGTATATGACAATTGCTTCCCTAATCCATGGACAG ATTGAAGAAGTGAAACACTCAGGTCCAACCACAATGGTTCTGTATTTTACTGGGGCTACCAACATTCTTTATACCTTTGGTGGGCATGCTGTCACAGT GGAAATTATGCATGCGATGTGGAAGCCTCAGAAGTTCAAGCTAATATACTTGATAGCAACACTTTATGTTTTAACCTTGACACTACCATCAGCTTCTGCTGTTTACTGGGCATTTGGGGACTTGCTACTTACTCATTCTAATGCTCTCTCTCTGCTACCGAAGAACGGATATAGAGATACTGCTATAATACTCATGCTAATTCATCAG TTCATAACATTTGGATTTGCATGCACCCCACTATACTTTGTGTGGGAGAAATTCATAAGGGTTCACGACACGAAGAGTGTGTTAAAGAGAGCTCTGGCTAGACTTCCCGTGGTGATACCAATTTGGTTCCTAGCTATCATCTTCCCTTTCTTTGGACCTATCAACTCCACTGTCGGATCTCTTCTTGTCAGCTTCACTGTCTACATAATTCCATCATTAGCACACATGATCACCTTCTCTTCAGCGTCGGCTCGAGAG AATGCTGTGGAGAGACCGCCCCCATTTCTTGGAGGTTGGGTGGGCTTATACTGCGTGAACATTTTTGTGATGGTATGGGTTTTTATTGTGGGATTTGGATTTGGAGGATGGGCGAGCATGCTCAACTTTATACGTCAGATCGATTCATTTGGCCTCTTCACCAAGTGCTACCAGTGTCCTCCCCACAAGGCTTGA
- the LOC7495106 gene encoding fluoride export protein 1 — MDHETNEAEPDLSGSFCQTSSVGSPVSRCSLSLPRSLSFQVDDDIESENVSETGDIGDRALHSKRHSESGSIRLSDKGLENGMSVPISEGSAQHDSTALNTRSPMSLLPEEIISPISIDVLVCSKEKQEDKEKAFALPPLLEYMSCLVYLAVFGILGVLTRYKLQKLFGPGVAGVTSDNYPLYLDLPSNMVGSFLMGWWGVVFKGDISRVSDHLAIGLTTGYLGSLTTFSGWNQKMLDLSVDGHWVFSFVGFLIGLFLAAYAIKLGVGTAKCFKSFLERSNRSSDLAGWRVDNCYHHLGVLVVLVVILGLLWSVSWAMLKKEYNHDSGGAQLWLACIVAPPGVWIRWFLARLNGRGLGKAGSLKWVPFGTLIANVSAACIMAALSTVKKAVHTKTCETISTGIQLGFLGCLSTVSTFIAEYNAMEESQKNWRAYAYALMTIAVSFGLGILIYSVPVWTRGYK, encoded by the exons ATGGATCATGAAACTAATGAGGCGGAACCCGATCTGAGTGGCTCATTTTGTCAGACAAGCAGTGTGGGCTCTCCAGTGAGTCGATGCTCTTTAAGTTTACCACGCAGCTTATCCTTCCAGGTAGATGATGATATTGAAAGTGAAAATGTGTCAGAGACAGGTGATATTGGTGACAGGGCTCTGCACAGCAAGAGGCACAGTGAAAGTGGCAGCATCAGGTTATCGGACAAGGGATTAGAAAATGGTATGTCGGTTCCCATTTCAGAGGGCTCTGCACAGCATGATTCCACAGCTTTGAATACAAGATCCCCAATGTCACTTTTGCCAGAAGAAATCATATCTCCTATATCGATTGATGTGTTGGTCTGCTCCAAGGAAAAACAAGAA GACAAAGAGAAAGCATTTGCGTTGCCACCATTACTCGAGTATATGTCCTGTCTTGTGTATCTGGCAGTTTTTGGAATTCTTGGG GTTTTAACGAGGTACAAACTACAGAAACTCTTTGGCCCTGGTGTTGCTGGGGTGACAAGCGACAACTACCCGCTATATCTTGACCTACCTTCCAATATG GTGGGGTCGTTCTTGATGGGATGGTGGGGTGTTGTTTTCAAAGGAGATATATCCAGAGTGTCTGATCATTTGGCTATTGGATTAACCACTGGTTACTTAGGAAGTCTCACAACTTTTAGTGGTTGGAATCAGAAAATGCTTGATCTCAGTGTTGATGGCCATTGggtgttttcttttgttggcTTTCTCATAG GGTTATTCCTTGCAGCATACGCCATAAAATTGGGTGTTGGTACGGCGAAATGTTTCAAGTCATTTCTCGAGAGGTCAAACAGAAGTTCAGATTTAGCCGGTTGGAGGGTGGACAACTGCTATCATCATTTGGGAGTCCTGGTGGTATTGGTGGTAATACTAGGCCTTTTATGGAGCGTGAGCTGGGCAATGCTCAAGAAGGAGTATAACCACGACAGTGGTGGGGCTCAGCTATGGCTGGCTTGCATAGTTGCACCCCCAGGGGTGTGGATCAGGTGGTTCTTAGCACGGCTCAATGGTCGTGGGTTGGGGAAGGCGGGTTCTCTGAAATGGGTTCCATTTGGAACCCTTATTGCAAATGTTTCTGCAGCTTGTATCATGGCAGCATTGTCTACTGTGAAGAAAGCG GTGCATACCAAAACCTGTGAGACTATTTCAACAGGCATACAGTTAGGATTTTTGGGTTGTTTAAGTACTGTCTCCACTTTCATTGCCGAGTACAACGCCATGGAAGAAAGCCAGAAAAACTGGAGAGCTTATGCATATGCCCTGATGACAATAGCTGTCTCATTTGGCTTGGGGATCCTAATATACTCTGTACCTGTTTGGACCAGGGGATACAAATAG
- the LOC7463174 gene encoding glycine-rich protein 2 — translation MAETKRSTGTVKWFSAQKGFGFIAPDDGGEDLFVHQTSIQSDGFRTLSDGQPVEFSVGSGEDGRAKAADVVGASRSRRPPRGGRGGGGGRGYYSGRGRGGGYERGGHSRGRGYGGGGSSGGACFNCGRYGHLARDCYEGGDDGGRYGGGGGRRYSGGGGGGGGGCYNCGEEGHFARDCPNAGNK, via the coding sequence ATGGCAGAGACCAAGAGATCCACTGGCACTGTCAAGTGGTTCAGCGCACAGAAAGGTTTTGGCTTCATTGCTCCCGATGACGGCGGAGAGGATCTGTTCGTCCACCAGACGTCGATCCAATCCGACGGCTTTCGTACCCTCTCCGACGGACAGCCCGTGGAGTTCTCTGTCGGTTCAGGAGAAGACGGCCGCGCCAAGGCCGCTGATGTCGTGGGAGCCTCCAGATCTCGCCGTCCTCCTCGTGGAGGCCGCGGTGGAGGTGGCGGGAGAGGGTACTACAGCGGAAGGGGACGAGGCGGTGGTTATGAGAGAGGCGGCCACTCAAGGGGTAGGGGATATGGCGGCGGCGGAAGTAGCGGTGGTGCTTGTTTTAATTGTGGACGGTACGGTCATTTAGCAAGGGATTGTTATGAAGGTGGCGATGATGGTGGGAGATACGGTGGCGGTGGAGGCAGGAGATATtctggtggaggtggaggtggaggtggaggatGCTATAATTGTGGAGAGGAAGGGCATTTTGCGAGAGACTGTCCTAATGCTGGTAACAAGTGA
- the LOC7463173 gene encoding G-type lectin S-receptor-like serine/threonine-protein kinase At5g35370 isoform X1: MDPFGSFRVVLSLSALGGSIAQQVKRRAFLFSRNGTFKVAIFNPGVQKAHYYLCVMHAVSGTVIWSANRDGPISSSGKMTLTAIGITVAEQDGNDKWSTPPLRSSVNALQLTEMGNLVLLDQFNHSLWESFHYPTDTIVMGQHLLEDTILSSAVSDDDLSTGDYKLTVSDSDVLLQWYGQTYWKLSMDARAYRNSNYINEYMEINGTGLFLFGRNGSAVVTQVTLPPSKFRIAQLDASGQFMISSFLGTDRKQEFVGPIDGCRIPFVCGRIGLCTGTTSNGPICSCPQGFLRGSQNSSGCAPSDGYSLPLACNSAKNVSQLNSSDVSYLRLGYGMSYFSIDFSEPIEYGVNLSVCQDVCTTDCSCLGIYYQNSSGSCYAFENELGSIIASTTDDEDHLGYIKTLGGNDSPSNNGSTNQRQDFPLFALVLLPFTGFFIIVVFGFLWWRKQSFLKIKETKLGHANSISSGDLDAFYIPGLPQRFDYEELEVATDNFKTKIGSGGFGVVYKGTLPDKSAVAVKKITNLGVQGKKDFCTEIAVIGNIHHVNLVKLRGFCAQGRQRLLVYEYMNRGSLDRTLFGSGPVLEWQERFEIALGTARGLAYLHSGCEQKIIHCDVKPENILLHDCFQAKISDFGLSKLLGPEQSSLFTTMRGTRGYLAPEWLTNSAISEKTDVYSFGMVLLELVSGRKNCSMDASNSGCGQSISSSGSGFVYFPLFALEMHEQGNYLELADPRLEGRVTSEEAERLVRVALCCVQEEPLLRPTMVSVVGMLESSTPLSQPRIKSLNFLRFYGRRFTEASMIGEENEQSDIILYPEANTSATSTTNGSHACFSYISSQQISGPR, from the exons ATGGATCCATTCGGGAGTTTTCGTGTGGTGCTGTCTCTCTCGGCTCTTGGAGGCTCCATTGCGCAACAGGTAAAAAGAA GGGCTTTCCTGTTCTCACGTAATGGAACATTCAAAGTTGCTATCTTCAACCCTGGAGTACAAAAGGCCCACTATTACTTGTGTGTTATGCATGCAGTGTCTGGCACCGTCATCTGGTCTGCTAATCGTGATGGTCCTATCTCAAGTTCTGGTAAAATGACTCTCACAGCGATTGGAATTACCGTTGCCGAGCAAGACGGTAATGACAAATGGTCAACTCCACCACTAAGATCATCAGTAAATGCACTGCAGCTAACTGAGATGGGCAATCTTGTTTTACTTGACCAGTTTAATCATTCTCTTTGGGAGAGCTTCCACTATCCAACAGACACGATTGTCATGGGACAGCACTTACTTGAGGACACAATTCTATCCAGTGCTGTATCAGATGATGACTTGTCAACCGGTGATTACAAGCTGACTGTCAGTGATTCAGATGTCTTGCTGCAATGGTATGGGCAGACATACTGGAAATTATCTATGGATGCCCGAGCTTACAGGAACtctaattatataaatgaatatatGGAAATTAATGGAACAGGTCTCTTTCTCTTTGGTCGTAATGGATCAGCAGTTGTGACACAGGTGACCTTGCCTCCATCCAAGTTCCGAATTGCTCAGTTGGATGCTTCTGGCCAGTTCATGATCAGTAGTTTTCTGGGTACTGACAGGAAACAGGAATTTGTAGGGCCAATTGATGGTTGTCGAATTCCATTTGTTTGTGGCAGAATTGGACTGTGTACTGGCACTACATCCAATGGCCCAATTTGTTCATGCCCCCAAGGTTTCCTAAGAGGCTCACAAAATTCGAGCGGCTGCGCGCCAAGTGATGGTTATTCTTTGCCATTGGCTTGCAATTCAGCCAAGAATGTTTCTCAGTTGAATTCATCTGATGTTTCTTATCTGAGGCTTGGCTATGGTATGAGTTACTTCTCTATTGATTTCTCTGAGCCTATAGAATATGGTGTGAATTTGTCAGTCTGTCAAGATGTCTGCACTACTGACTGTTCTTGTTTGGgaatttattatcaaaattcTTCTGGATCTTGCTATGCATTTGAAAATGAATTAGGTTCCATTATAGCAAGTACTACAGATGATGAGGATCATTTGGGCTACATTAAGACTTTAGGTGGAAATGATTCACCTTCCAACAATGGGTCTACTAATCAAAGACAAGACTTCCCTTTATTTGCTCTGGTGCTGTTACCTTTTACTGGGTTCTTCATCATAGTTGTTTTCGGTTTCCTCTGGTGGAGAAAACAGAGTTTTTTGAAGATTAAAGAGACAAAACTAGGCCATGCAAACTCGATTTCTTCAGGAGATCTGGACGCCTTCTACATCCCTGGCTTACCACAACGGTTTGACTATGAAGAGCTCGAGGTAGCTACTGATAATTTTAAGACCAAGATAGGGTCTGGTGGGTTCGGTGTTGTATACAAGGGTACGCTGCCTGATAAATCAGCTGTAGCAGTAAAGAAGATAACCAATTTAGGAGTCCAAGGGAAAAAAGATTTTTGCACTGAAATTGCAGTAATCGGAAATATACACCACGTCAACCTGGTGAAACTGAGAGGATTTTGTGCCCAAGGGAGACAGCGCCTTTTAGTTTATGAGTATATGAATCGTGGCTCACTAGACAGGACCCTCTTTGGCAGTGGGCCTGTCTTGGAATGGCAAGAGAGGTTTGAGATAGCGCTCGGAACTGCACGTGGGCTTGCATACTTGCATTCTGGGTGTGAACAAAAAATCATTCATTGTGATGTCAAGCCAGAGAATATTCTTTTGCATGACTGTTTTCAGGCAAAGATATCTGATTTTGGCCTCTCAAAGCTTCTAGGCCCTGAACAATCTAGTTTATTTACAACAATGAGGGGTACCCGTGGCTATCTTGCACCTGAATGGTTAACTAATTCTGCAATCTCAGAAAAAACTGACGTTTACAGTTTTGGAATGGTACTGCTTGAACTTGTAAGTGGAAGAAAAAATTGCAGCATGGATGCCAGTAACAGTGGTTGTGGCCAATCGATTTCATCATCTGGATCTGGATTTGTTTATTTCCCACTATTTGCATTGGAGATGCATGAGCAAGGGAATTACTTGGAGCTTGCTGACCCAAGGCTAGAGGGACGGGTAACAAGTGAAGAAGCGGAGAGATTAGTACGTGTTGCTCTATGTTGTGTTCAAGAGGAGCCATTATTGAGGCCTACAATGGTTAGTGTTGTTGGAATGCTGGAAAGCAGCACTCCTTTAAGCCAGCCAAGAATAAAATCTCTTAATTTCTTGCGCTTTTATGGACGTAGATTCACTGAGGCTTCCATGATTGGGGAGGAAAATGAACAGAGTGACATTATCTTGTATCCAGAAGCAAATACAAGTGCTACAAGCACAACAAATGGCTCACATGCTTGTTTCTCCTACATCTCTTCACAGCAGATCTCAGGCCCAAGATAG
- the LOC7495104 gene encoding uncharacterized protein LOC7495104, which produces MAYVERGVLKSKRSIWRLRTITDFFWAIVNLIGVFFSTMFSMEKTDAYRKGSGSSKKWDGGPGGPGSGPYGGGPRGPPRGLDNVRGIDHSSLPACGSCCG; this is translated from the exons ATGGCATACGTTGAACGAG GTGTATTGAAATCCAAGCGATCCATATGGCGACTGAGAACAATCACTGATTTCTTCTGGGCTATTGTGAATCTCATAGGCGTGTTCTTTTCTACTATGTTCTCG aTGGAAAAGACAGATGCTTACAGAAAAGGATCTGGTTCTAGCAAGAAATGGGATGGTGGCCCAGGAGGTCCTGGGAGTGGACCATATGGTGGTGGCCCACGTGGCCCACCCCGTGGACTGGACAATGTTAGAGGGATTGACCATA GTTCCTTGCCTGCCTGTGGCTCCTGCTGTGGCTAA
- the LOC7495105 gene encoding flavonol synthase/flavanone 3-hydroxylase: MEAERVQNIASTFEDTIPEAFIRSEHEQPAITTVHGVNLDVPVIDVSDPDEEKITRLIADASREWGMFQIVNHGIPSEVISKLQSVGRAFFELPQVEKELYAKPPGAKSIEGYGTFLQKEVEGKKGWVDHLFHRIWPPPAINYRFWPKNPPLYREANEEYVKYLHGVVDKLFKSLSLDLGLEEHELKEAVGGDEMTYLLKINYYPPCPRPDLALGVVAHTDMCSITILLPNDIQGLQACRDGQWYCVKYIPNALVIHIGDQIKILSNGKYKSVFHRTTVTKDKTRMSWPVFLEPPPDLAVGPHPKLVNEKNPPKYKTKKYGDYCYCKLNKIPQ, from the exons ATGGAGGCAGAAAGAGTACAAAACATTGCATCTACATTCGAAGATACAATCCCGGAAGCGTTTATCAGATCTGAGCATGAGCAACCTGCAATCACCACCGTTCATGGGGTCAACCTTGATGTCCCCGTCATCGATGTAAGCGACCCGGATGAGGAAAAGATCACCCGTTTGATCGCTGATGCTAGCCGGGAGTGGGGCATGTTCCAAATTGTGAACCATGGCATACCGAGTGAGGTCATAAGCAAGCTTCAGAGTGTGGGTAGAGCCTTTTTTGAGCTCCCACAAGTAGAGAAGGAACTCTATGCCAAGCCACCAGGGGCTAAGTCTATTGAAGGATATGGAACCTTTCTTCAAAAAGAAGTGGAGGGCAAGAAAGGTTGGGTTGATCATTTATTCCACAGGATATGGCCTCCTCCAGCCATTAATTACCGGTTCTGGCCAAAAAATCCACCTCTATACAG GGAAGCCAACGAGGAATACGTAAAGTATCTGCACGGGGTTGTAGACAAACTCTTCAAGAGTCTGTCGTTAGACTTAGGGCTTGAAGAGCATGAGCTCAAAGAAGCTGTGGGCGGAGATGAGATGACATACCTTCTCAAAATAAACTACTATCCACCTTGCCCACGTCCTGATCTAGCTCTTGGGGTGGTGGCTCACACTGACATGTGCTCCATAACAATTCTTCTTCCCAATGATATTCAGGGCCTCCAGGCCTGCAGAGATGGACAGTGGTATTGTGTCAAGTACATACCAAATGCATTAGTCATCCACATCGGCGACCAGATTAAG ATTTTGAGCAATGGGAAGTATAAGAGTGTGTTCCACAGAACCACAGTAACCAAAGATAAGACAAGAATGTCATGGCCTGTGTTCTTGGAGCCTCCACCTGACCTCGCTGTAGGGCCTCATCCCAAGCTCGTTAATGAAAAGAATCCCCCCAAGTACAAGACCAAGAAGTATGGTGATTATTGCTATTGTAAGCTCAACAAGATTCCACAATAG